AACCGTAATCCGTACATTGATAATCCAGAGTGGGTTCAAGCCGTGTATGGGGAAGCGTGTGGTCCTAAGTTAGATGTTGATTTCATCATTACTGCGCCTGAAATGGTTAATGAAACTGATGCTTTTGTTTTGGATGCATCAGCAACCGTTGCTGAAGAGGGAACTGAGTTAAGTTTTATCTGGGAACAAACTAGTGGACCTGAGTTAACGTTTGACGCTACAAGTGCAGTTTTATCGCTAACAGCGCCAGAAGTGACAGCCGATACTGCATTAGAGTTTGTGCTTACGGTAAGTGATGGTTCATTGGAAGCGACTCAAACCGTTGCTGTGACAGTAGTTAATGTGCCTTTATCATTTGATATTAGTTTTAGTGGTAATACTGAACTAGCACAAGGTGAAGCAACAGTTATTACTGCTTCAATTGCTGATGAACCAGAAGGTTTAACATATAGCTGGAGCCAAACTTCTGGCCAAACAGCTGACTACTCAGCAAGTGGTCTAGTGCTTAATCTAACTGCGCCAGAAGTATCAGTGGATCAAGCCTTAGTATTCCAACTTGTTGTTACAGATGGCGAAGAGCAATTTGTTAGCTCTGTAAGTGTTAACGTTAAAAACGAAACTGAAAGTGGCTGGACTAAGCCTGATGGTGCAGGCAGTTTAGGTGGAGGCTTATTGATGCTATTACCATTGGTATGGCGTCGCAGAATGGGTCGTGTGAATAGCTAGTTAAAAGCTAGTACACTTTAAACCTGTTGAATAGCCAATAAAAAGCCACTCTGTTGAGTGGCTTTTTTATTATCTTGAAAGCTAATTTATACCATTAATGATTCGATGGTTGTTCTAGCTTTTCCATAACCTGTTTTAAGCTGAAGCTTGCGGCTTTTTGTCTTGGTGGGTATTCCTTAAATGTCTCTAAGAATGTCGCCACATACGCCTGTGCTGGAACTAACAGATATGCTCGGTCGATTAACCAATCATAATAAGTGTTAGAGGTGCGGTCAGCTGTTTCGTATGGATCCATACGAAGATTGAAAATCTTAGGTAAACGAAGTTCAACAAAAGGTTCTGCCCAAATCTGTAGAGTGCCTGTGACGCGTTGCTCTAAGAAAACAGCTTTCCAGTTTTTATAGCGAAGTGCCGCTAAATCACCATCATCAGTGAAGTAGAATATCTCTTCACGTGGACCAGCTTTCTCTTTACCTGTTAGGTAAGGGAGGAAGTTATAGCCATCAAGGTGGTTTTTAAACTTTTTACCGTTGGCGCTGTAGCCTTTAAGGAGTTTATCTTTGATTTTAGTATCACCTGCTGCCGCTGCAAATGTTGGCAGCCAATCCATGTGATGCATTATTTCATTCGAAACGCTGCCGGGCTCAATATTACCTGGCCATCTCACCATTGCTGGTACGCGGAATGCACCTTCCCAACTGGTGTTTTTCTCACTTCTAAATGGTGTTAAACCAGCATCTGGCCAAGTATTCATGTGTGGGCCATTATCAGTTGAGTAAAATACGATGGTATTATCTTTGATGCCTAAATCATCGACTTTTTTAAGCAGCTGACCAACATGGTTATCATGTTCAACCATACCATCGGCGTAATTACTTAAGCCACTTGAGCCTTGTAGTTCAGGTTTAATATGAGTACGGAAATGCATACGTGTGCCATTCCACCATACGAAAAATGGTTTTTTAGACTTAACGCTTTTCTCCATAAAGTCGATAGCTGCTGAAACAGTTTCATCGTCAATGGTTTCCATTCTCTTTTTATTGAGAGGACCTGTATCTTCAATCTTTCCATCTGCTGATGATTTAATCACCCCGCGAGGACCAAATCGTTTTAGGAATTCAGGGTCTTTTGGATAATCTATATTTTCTGGCTCTTCCTCAGCATTGAGGTGATAAAGGTTACCTAAAAACTCATCAAATCCATGGGCTGTTGGTAAAAATTCATCTTTATCACCAAGGTGATTTTTACCGAATTGGCCAGTGGCATACCCTAGTGGTTTTAATACCTCTGCAATGGTTGCATCTTCGGCCTGTAAACCTATATCAGCACCAGGAAGGCCAACTTTACTAAGGCCTGTTCTGAATACACTTTGTCCTGTAATGAAGGTTGAGCGACCAGCTGTACATGATTGTTCCCCATAATAGTCGGTGAACATCATGCCTTCTTTAGCGATGCTATCGATACTTGGGGTTTGATAACCCATTAAACCAAATGTGTATGCACTGACATTAGCTTGCCCAATATCGTCGCCCCAAATAACTAAAATGTTCGGTTTACTCGCAGCAGCTGCGCTGGCGGATAGTAAACCTAAGGTAACTGCAGCAGTTACGCCTAGGAACTTCTTCATTCTAACCATGTTTATTTCCCTATATGACTGAAGATTCAAATGTGGTGAATAAAAATACACCTGTTACTAACTTAACAGCTAAATTAGTGATTTAACAAGTAGCCGAAAGGCTCGTTTACATTAGTAACGTCGTTTTCAGTATAGACACTGACTCAGTGATTGCTTGAAACTAAACCAACTTAATCAATAACTAATACAGTGATATGACAGGTAAGGATCAAAGTTTCTGATCAGTGGGGAGGAGTTGAGGTTATTATTAGGCAACTATAAGGAAGTCTTTAGTGAATTTTAGACACAAAAAAGCCACTCTATTGAGTGGCTGTTCTGTATATGGTGCCGGCACCAAGAGTCGAACTCGGGACCTACTGATTACAAGTCAGTTGCTCTACCAACTGAGCTATGCCGGCTAAATATGGTGCCCGAACCCGGAATCGAACCAGGGACACGAGGATTTTCAATCCTCTGCTCTACCGACTGAGCTATTCGGGCAACTAAACTAAGCGTTAGTTTGCTACTTCAAACTAGATGCTAACATTACTTATTACTAAGTTGTTAGAGCCTATGTCGTTTGGAGTGCGCACATAGTATAGAGATGGTTTTGATCGCGCAAGTGCTTTTTTAGCTTTTATTGCGAATGGATAACTGCATGTTGCATTAGTGAGCAATTATAAGGTTATCGTAAACTTATTCGCAGGATTTTTGACTCTTTAACTGAAAATAAGACACAAAAAAGCCACTCTATTGAGTGGCTGTTCTGTATATGGTGCCGGCACCAAGAGTCGAACTCGGGACCTACTGATTACAAGTCAGTTGCTCTACCAACTGAGCTATGCCGGCTAAATATGGTGCCCGAACCCGGAATCGAACCAGGGACACGAGGATTTTCAATCCTCTGCTCTACCGACTGAGCTATTCGGGCAACTAAACTAAGCGTTAGTTTGCTACTTCAAACTAGATGCTAACGTTACTTATTGCTAAGTTGTTAGAGCCTGTGTCGTTTGGAGTGCGCACATATTATAGGGATGGTTTTAATCGCGCAAGTGCTTTTTTAGATCTTTTTAGTTGTTCGGCTAGTTAGTATCCAAAATGGGTGTTTTTTAACGTTATAAACTAGGTTAAACGCTTTTATGCTGCGATTTGGAGCCACTATTACACATTTAAAGCTTGCTGGAGCTGTTTATTGGCGGTGTTTACTTGTCCATTTGGGCTCGGAAGTTACAACGTCAGGGTTAATAGCTACAGTTATTGCTGTTGTTTTGTTCTGTTATCCAACAGTAATCACATTAAATCCAAGGTCGATGTTAGCCTCTTGGTGAGGCATAAATTAAACCTTTCTATTAAATCGAAAGATTTTGACTTAATTTTGCGATTTTATTTTATTATTTGATCTATAAAATCAATTCCATATTAATCAAAGGGACAAGCTTGATGTTAGCAAACTCGAAAATGGGATATGGGTTAATAAGTATCCTAATTCATTGGATTAGTGCATTAACGGTAATTGGTTTATTTAGCCTAGGTTTGTGGATGGTTGATTTGACTTACTACAGTAGTTGGTACAAAACAGCGCCAGATATCCATAAGAGTGTAGGTATTTTACTGTTTGGTTTGACTTTGTTGAGGTTAGTTTGGCGTTTCATTTCAGTTAAACCTCAAGCGGATTCTGCTCATAAGCCATGGGAACAGCAAAGTGCAAAATGGGCTCATCGAGGGATATACCTGTTAATGCTAGCCATTATGGCGAGTGGTTTTCTTATTTCAACGGCTGATGGTCGCGGGATTATGGTTTTTGATTGGTTTGAAGTGCCTTCATTAGGGAGCTTTATAACTAATCAAGAAGATATTGCAGGGCTTGTTCATGAGTATCTAGCTTACAGTCTAATTGGGTTGGTGATAATCCATGGGGCTGGAGCAATTAAGCATCAATTTATCGATAAAGATAACACCTTAGTTAAAATGATAAAGCCAGTACGAAAATAGATATTAAAGCTTTAAGTGGCTAAGAATTAACAATCTAGATTATACGTTTTATTTAAGATTTACCCATTACCAAAACTTACTGACAAAGTGAATTTAATAAGGAAATACCAAATGAAAAAGCAACTTATCGCTACCTTAATCGGTTCTGCACTGTTAATGCCGTTAAGCGCCAATGCTGCCGACTATGTTATTGATACTCAGGGTGCTCACGCTTCAATTCAGTTTAAAGTTAACCATTTAGGTTATAGCTTTGTCGCTGGTCGTTTTAATGATTTTGGCGGTAACTTCAGCTACGATGCTGACAAAGTTACCGATGCAAAAATTAATGTCACTATTAATACCACGAGTGTTGACTCTAACCACGCCGAACGCGATAAGCACTTACGTGGTAGTGACTTTTTAAATACAGGCAAATTCCCTGAGGCTAATTTCGTATCAACGGGCGTTGAGGATAAAGGTAATGGTCAATTTGTATTGAATGGCAATTTAACGTTAAACGGTGTGACTAAACCAGTAGCAATAGACGCTGAGTTTATTGGAGAAGGTAAAGATCCTTGGGGGGGCTACCGTGCTGGTTTTGCTGGAACAACGGAATTTGCTATGAAAGATTTCGGCATAAAAATGGACTTAGGGCCTGCTTCTGCCAATGTGACTCTAGATCTTATTGTTGAAGGTATAAAGCAATAGGTTTGAGATTGATGCCATAAGCCGACCGCTATCTGGCTATAAAATAATGCCGCTTAACTTTACCTAAAACAGTAAACCTAAAACAGTAAAGTAATAGCGGTATTTTTGTGTCTGTTATAGATATTTAAAATACCAGATAACAGCTATTTAATCAGTTTGATTTTACCGAATACGTCAGCATTTTTATAACCTCGATTCATATCACCATCAACTGCTTTTATTGGATGAGAGCCGATAAAATTCTCTCTTTGTTTAGAACCGTCATTGTCACAATAAGCCAGCATGAACCCCATGACTTTACCCGCAGATAACTTAACCGGCGATACTTGGTTAGCTTGCTCATGCTTAAGAGGGAAGGCACTTAGACTATCATCATAGTTGTCGGGAAAGATGTGAATAGCCATTTCCCAGTATATTTTTTTAGGATCAATAGCATCACGAGCCCAAACTGTTTCAATATGTTCATTAAAGGTCACGGCTTGTTTAAGAGTTGAGAAGTCTGCGACTTGTCTATCTAACGCCACGTGGTATGCAAAAGCATTATGATTAAATTGATGTTCGCCACCTGAGGCATCTTCATCTAAAAAAACTTCAACCGTATCATCGTCCCAATAAAGCACTGTAGGATCTGCAGTTTGGTCATATAAAACATCATCTACGATTTCAGTGAGTAAATAGAGTTGGTCTTCTCGCCATAGCAGCTTGTAACGACCACTAAAATCATTAGCTGAAACTTCAGGGCCTAAAATCATGTGATCTATCGGGTGCCAATTCGCCTGCTGCCAATCGGCTTCATCAGGTTTACCATCAATAATTATGTCATTAGCCACGTAGTTGACTTCAATTGTCTCATGTTGATGCTCAACATGTTTTGAATCTTCCGCTGCTATAGCTGGATCACTAAACATTGCCGACATGATAAGCACTGTCATTAATGGTTTAGCCTGACGAAGTTTAAAGCTTAAAAGCTGTTGCGTTTTTATAGGTAAACCATGCGATATCTCTTTGAACCATTCCTTAGCCATTTTCACTCCAATATGGATTTTACTTAATATTTATTGACTACCTCAAGAGCTATAACTCACGCTATAACTGCAGCAATAGGTAGCTTATGAAATGTGTAATCTCGGTACTATGCAAGTTTGTCTAAAGTAGCAGTATAAGCTAGGAGTCTATAGCCAATTATTTTCACGTCGTTAAAATGACATGTATTTGCAATGTTGCTTTTATTGACAGTACTGCTGAGTTTATTTACTAAACAATTTACTCATAAAAAAGACTTAACCTGCAGGCAATAACACCTGTACTTGATAAATCTTGTTAGCTTCAACCGCTAATACAAACTCACCTCGTTGATCCTGTTTTAGTGAAATACCATCTATCAAGACTTGCAGACTCGAAACTGACTTACTTCGTTTTATTGTCAATTCGATGGTAGCTTTGCGAAATTGACGAGTAACTTCGATACCGTTTAATGATTGAGGCAAATGTGGCTTTATTAATAGTCCGTTACTAACGCCCTTTAAGCCAACTAATTGCTCTATGATAATACGATATATCCAAGCTACAGTACCTGTATTGAATAACTGGCTTGATTTACCTGCTTCCTCTGGATATTGAAAATAAGCGCCGCGATAATAATTGGGGATAAATACTGGCAGTTGTCCGCGAGTGAGGGCGTCTGTTTCAGATTCGGCGCAAATCATGGTATGTAATAACTCAAATGCCGCTTCTGTCTCGCCACGTTCGAAAAGGGCATAAATGTAGAAAGCACCAGCATGATTATAAACAGAACCATTTTCTCCAGTACCTGGAAATTTTTGAGTTAGTCTGCCGACTTCTTCATGCATATGGGTATAACTTGGCGCAAGCATCATCATCCCAAATGGGGTTTGCAGTTGTTGTTTAATTTGCGGCTTCATTAATTGCCATTGTTGCTCGGTTATGGCGCCAGATAACATCGAGAAACTTTGAGGGTTTAAGTAAATTCGACCTTCTTCATTATCACTGACGCCAAAACACTTGCCTGTATCAGTAATCCCTCTTGCAAACCATTGACCGTCCCAGCAGTGCTGATTGACATCTTTATTGAGAGTTTGAGCTTGGCTTATTTGCTTATCTGCATCGGCATTATGGCCAGTTATAAAGCAAATTTTTGACCACAAGTTCATGGCATAGGCACTGGCCAAACTTAGCCAACTTGATACACCTTTACCTTGATAACCGACCATGTTCATCGGATCGCACCAATCTCCTTGATTGATGTAATTAAGCCCTCGGTTATCACGTTGAGACCATAAAAAATCTAATGCTAGATTAATATGTTCAAAAACACTGAGGCCAATTTCATCATCAATAAAAACTATCTGTTGTTTTAAAAAATCAAAGTCAGCAGTCTCATTCAAATAAGCATCTATACATATCACTAACCATACACAATGATCGGTATGGGGAATTTGGTTAATGTATTTAAACTCTGAATCTGGATTGAGCAATATGCCATCAGGCATTTCGCCACTTTTATGTTGCTGCGATAGTGCTTTAATGAAGGCTGCTTTGGTTTTTTCAGGGGCGATATACATCATCCCCATAGCATCTTGCAGGTAATTGCGGGTTTGTGGGTCGGTACTTAAGCGATTTACATCACCATGGTAAAACACCTGTCTGGGGAGCCAGTGATTTACGAAGTTATCAAAGGCTTGAGTACCTGTTTTGATTTTAAGCTGGTAGTCAGCTTGAGCTATGTACTGTTGATAATCCTGTTTAGCATCGCTTAATGCTTGAGGTGAAACTAAGTACTTTTGTTTTAGGAAGGCAGCCTCATTGGCATCTTTTACTGGTGCAAAAACAAAATTAGCTTCAATTGACTCATTGGCCGTTAGGGCAATCGCAAACTGCATAACTGCTGCAGGTGTTTGGTAATGTGCGGGTTTAGAATCAAGTTGTGAACTTTTAATGGCATCAGGATTATTGAGTCCACCTTCACCTTCAAATACCGCTTGCCTGGTTTCAAAACTTATCGGGGTTAAATCACTGAGTAATACCGTGGTGTCTTTGAAGTCTTGTTGAATAAAATATTGTTCAACTTTTTGATAGGGCGTTACTGACTCACATAAAATGGCATTTAAGCTTTCATCAAAACGAGCAGATTGATTCATCCACGACATATAACCAACGGGAAAATAACTATAAACACTTAAGTCGCGTTTTTTGCTGCCTTGATTATTTACCTTAAGTTGCCAAAGCTCAGCGGTATCATTGGTACTTAATGATAGTGATAGCTCACATACTAAATCTAAGTGATTTATTTTCCAGCTAATTTTATGTTTATCTACGATGAACTCAAAGCTTGTCGGCATTTGCTTTACAGGAGCGTAGGGCAGTGAAAACAACTCGCCAGTTTGATTGTCTTTGATGTAAAAGAAACGCCCTGGGTGATGACTAAAGTAAGCATGTTCTGGCTGCATAAAAGTCTTAGCTTCAAGGGCAGGTCCATGAGCATATTTTGCTGGTTCAGGCTGCATAAACTGCGCAACTGCATACCCACGACAATTCATTTGAATCATCATGTTTTTATTCCACAAAAAACCGCATGCATTTGGCATGCTAGTTGGACTATTTAGGCTTACAGCGCCATTTTGCTGATGGTAAGTGATCACTATCTTATTCCTGAACTTGTGTCTGATATGAGCAATTTAATTGTGTATTTGGATTGTTATTTATGAATACTATTTTTGGCTATTAGTTACTGGCTCTGCCACATTCGTTGGATACAAACTTTGATTGATGTGCTGCATTTTTTGCTCATCTAGGCTGTAGTGTTTAACAACCCATACTGCTAATAGTGCGAATGCGGCAGGGATGAGAGTGTTAAGCAATAAAATCCCCATCAATGAATCGGGAGACTGTTGCTGGTTTGCCACATAACCCATTGACGACAGTAGCCAACCAATCATGGCGCCAGCAAATGCACCGCCTAGTTTTTGTGAGAATGCTGCAGCAGAGAAAATCATTGCGGTAGCCCGGCGGCCATTTTTATACTGCGAGTAATCAGCGGTATCAGCGTACATTGAAAATACCAATGGCGATTTGGGGCCAAGGCAAAAACCAATCAATGCTTGCATGATAAACATCATGGTTAAATTATTAGGTGGGATTAAGTAAAAGCCTGCGGAGAATAATGCCACTAGGCTCATTAAGCCTATCAATAAACTGCGTTTATCAAAGTAGCGGCTCAGTAATGGAGTAGAGGCGGCGCCTATTGCCAGCGAAATCATATATACCGCAGTGAAAGTGCCGATTAGGTCTTCACGGCCGACATAATATTTGAAATAAAATGTGCCCGTGCTGGCTCTAAGGGTGATGGTAAACATGATAATCAACGCCAGTGAAAACAATATAAGCCAAGGCTTATTTTTTGTTAAATCCATAATGTCTTGCTTGATGCTGGTTTGCTGATTTTTCGGCGGTGCGATACGTTCTTTAGTGGCTAAAAAGGTTAGTGTGAAAAGCACTGCTGAAATTAAACCATAGCATGTCATTGTTAGCTGCCAACCTAAGGCTTCATTGCCGTTGCCAAGCATGTTTACCAGCTCTGGTGTCATGTAAGCAACTAAGGTACCGCCAGAAAAGGCCCCGATAAAACGGAAACTGGTTAAGGTGGTGCGCTCTTGGTTATCGGCTGTGACAACGCCTAGTAATGCACCGTATGGGACGTTAATGAATGTATAAGCTAACATCATAAAAATGTAAGTACCGTAAGCCCAGATTAATTTTCCATCATCACCTAAATCTGGAACGGTAAAGGTTAGCACTCCCGCTGCGGCAATCGGTAAGATACCCAGTAAAAGGTAAGGCCTGAATTTACCAAAACGTGTTGTGGTTCTATCTGCTAATGCGCCCATTAAAGGATCTGATACGGCATCAATAATTCGAGTCACTAGCATCATGGTACCGACAGCTGCGGCAGAAATACCAAATACATCGGTATAAAAGATGAAAAGGAACACGTCAAACACTCGCCAATAAAAATTAGATGCCACGTCCCCAAGGGCATATCCCACTTTTTCTTTTAGCGATAATTTTTCAGATAGTGGTGTTGCAGGTGACATTTTTGGTTCTTGAGCCATTGTTACTATTACCTTAGTTGATTCCATCCAATTGGGTATTTATGGCGACTTTCCAGCTAACTGATTTTTATCGGCATTTATATTTAACAATTAGTGTAAGCGCTTACATTGTTGTTAGAATGTAAATGATTAATCATTTTTTGACCAGTATTAATTTAATTATGATTCAATTTGAAACAGGTTTATTGAAGAGTAGAAACTAGAAAGAAAGCTAAACTTTAGCCAATAAAAAGCCCCGCAAATTGCTCTGTGGGGCGTTTTGTAAAACTTTTAGCCGTGTTTAATTAAAGTATTTACTTGAGCATTTCTTGCAGGCGGATAACTTGAGCGCGATAGCCTGTAGCAAACATATCGTGGCTATTAATATTAATCCGCACAGCAGGTTTGGATTCGCCATAACGATGTTCAACTAAAATTGACTGCACTTTGCCTGTGGTGTCATCCATTTTAAGGTTACCGTAGCCACCACCTAACCCGAACAAGCCTGCAGAAGCAAAATAGCTCATCATGCTGTCTTTGTCTTGTTGATACTTAACAATAGAGGTGACTGGAGAATAGCCTTCATAACCCAGCTCATCTTTACCGTATTCCCACACTTGTTGCACCGTTAGGTTTTGCTCATCAATTTTGTATTCGACTGAGCGAGAATACTTTTCGCTAGCAAACATTGGTTGACCTAAATGACGGCCATCACCATTATCAAAAACGGTTAAGGTACCTTTTTCAGGCACTAAAT
This window of the Shewanella goraebulensis genome carries:
- a CDS encoding cytochrome b — translated: MLANSKMGYGLISILIHWISALTVIGLFSLGLWMVDLTYYSSWYKTAPDIHKSVGILLFGLTLLRLVWRFISVKPQADSAHKPWEQQSAKWAHRGIYLLMLAIMASGFLISTADGRGIMVFDWFEVPSLGSFITNQEDIAGLVHEYLAYSLIGLVIIHGAGAIKHQFIDKDNTLVKMIKPVRK
- a CDS encoding sugar-binding protein, with the translated sequence MAKEWFKEISHGLPIKTQQLLSFKLRQAKPLMTVLIMSAMFSDPAIAAEDSKHVEHQHETIEVNYVANDIIIDGKPDEADWQQANWHPIDHMILGPEVSANDFSGRYKLLWREDQLYLLTEIVDDVLYDQTADPTVLYWDDDTVEVFLDEDASGGEHQFNHNAFAYHVALDRQVADFSTLKQAVTFNEHIETVWARDAIDPKKIYWEMAIHIFPDNYDDSLSAFPLKHEQANQVSPVKLSAGKVMGFMLAYCDNDGSKQRENFIGSHPIKAVDGDMNRGYKNADVFGKIKLIK
- a CDS encoding YceI family protein, with the translated sequence MKKQLIATLIGSALLMPLSANAADYVIDTQGAHASIQFKVNHLGYSFVAGRFNDFGGNFSYDADKVTDAKINVTINTTSVDSNHAERDKHLRGSDFLNTGKFPEANFVSTGVEDKGNGQFVLNGNLTLNGVTKPVAIDAEFIGEGKDPWGGYRAGFAGTTEFAMKDFGIKMDLGPASANVTLDLIVEGIKQ
- a CDS encoding arylsulfatase, with the translated sequence MVRMKKFLGVTAAVTLGLLSASAAAASKPNILVIWGDDIGQANVSAYTFGLMGYQTPSIDSIAKEGMMFTDYYGEQSCTAGRSTFITGQSVFRTGLSKVGLPGADIGLQAEDATIAEVLKPLGYATGQFGKNHLGDKDEFLPTAHGFDEFLGNLYHLNAEEEPENIDYPKDPEFLKRFGPRGVIKSSADGKIEDTGPLNKKRMETIDDETVSAAIDFMEKSVKSKKPFFVWWNGTRMHFRTHIKPELQGSSGLSNYADGMVEHDNHVGQLLKKVDDLGIKDNTIVFYSTDNGPHMNTWPDAGLTPFRSEKNTSWEGAFRVPAMVRWPGNIEPGSVSNEIMHHMDWLPTFAAAAGDTKIKDKLLKGYSANGKKFKNHLDGYNFLPYLTGKEKAGPREEIFYFTDDGDLAALRYKNWKAVFLEQRVTGTLQIWAEPFVELRLPKIFNLRMDPYETADRTSNTYYDWLIDRAYLLVPAQAYVATFLETFKEYPPRQKAASFSLKQVMEKLEQPSNH
- a CDS encoding GH36-type glycosyl hydrolase domain-containing protein, giving the protein MITYHQQNGAVSLNSPTSMPNACGFLWNKNMMIQMNCRGYAVAQFMQPEPAKYAHGPALEAKTFMQPEHAYFSHHPGRFFYIKDNQTGELFSLPYAPVKQMPTSFEFIVDKHKISWKINHLDLVCELSLSLSTNDTAELWQLKVNNQGSKKRDLSVYSYFPVGYMSWMNQSARFDESLNAILCESVTPYQKVEQYFIQQDFKDTTVLLSDLTPISFETRQAVFEGEGGLNNPDAIKSSQLDSKPAHYQTPAAVMQFAIALTANESIEANFVFAPVKDANEAAFLKQKYLVSPQALSDAKQDYQQYIAQADYQLKIKTGTQAFDNFVNHWLPRQVFYHGDVNRLSTDPQTRNYLQDAMGMMYIAPEKTKAAFIKALSQQHKSGEMPDGILLNPDSEFKYINQIPHTDHCVWLVICIDAYLNETADFDFLKQQIVFIDDEIGLSVFEHINLALDFLWSQRDNRGLNYINQGDWCDPMNMVGYQGKGVSSWLSLASAYAMNLWSKICFITGHNADADKQISQAQTLNKDVNQHCWDGQWFARGITDTGKCFGVSDNEEGRIYLNPQSFSMLSGAITEQQWQLMKPQIKQQLQTPFGMMMLAPSYTHMHEEVGRLTQKFPGTGENGSVYNHAGAFYIYALFERGETEAAFELLHTMICAESETDALTRGQLPVFIPNYYRGAYFQYPEEAGKSSQLFNTGTVAWIYRIIIEQLVGLKGVSNGLLIKPHLPQSLNGIEVTRQFRKATIELTIKRSKSVSSLQVLIDGISLKQDQRGEFVLAVEANKIYQVQVLLPAG
- a CDS encoding MFS transporter; its protein translation is MAQEPKMSPATPLSEKLSLKEKVGYALGDVASNFYWRVFDVFLFIFYTDVFGISAAAVGTMMLVTRIIDAVSDPLMGALADRTTTRFGKFRPYLLLGILPIAAAGVLTFTVPDLGDDGKLIWAYGTYIFMMLAYTFINVPYGALLGVVTADNQERTTLTSFRFIGAFSGGTLVAYMTPELVNMLGNGNEALGWQLTMTCYGLISAVLFTLTFLATKERIAPPKNQQTSIKQDIMDLTKNKPWLILFSLALIIMFTITLRASTGTFYFKYYVGREDLIGTFTAVYMISLAIGAASTPLLSRYFDKRSLLIGLMSLVALFSAGFYLIPPNNLTMMFIMQALIGFCLGPKSPLVFSMYADTADYSQYKNGRRATAMIFSAAAFSQKLGGAFAGAMIGWLLSSMGYVANQQQSPDSLMGILLLNTLIPAAFALLAVWVVKHYSLDEQKMQHINQSLYPTNVAEPVTNSQK